The genomic region CTGATAGCGCCTCATGGTGACGACGTCATAGCCGAGCTCGTATGACCGATCGAGCCACCCGGGGCTACGGGGATTCCCGCGCATACCGATCTGAACGCTCTTTGACGCATCCACGTTGCCCTGCTGAACAAGGTAGGCGGCCCAGTTCGCGGCTGACTTCTTCGCACCGAGCCAGTGGTCGAGGCTGTCATAGGCGTCGGTGTGGGCGTCGAAATGCAGCAGCGCCACCTTCTCTCCGAGCGGCGAGTTCTCGTCACCGGCGATACCCTGCACGATGCCACCGGTGATGCCGTGATCGCCGCCAATGGAAACCGTGCGGGCTCCGGCCCGGAACACTCGGTCGTAGTACGCCGAGATCCGTTCGATGCTCTTCTCGTTGTCGGCATACTCCGGCAGCGGCACGTCCCCCAGATCGGCGACATTCACCGCGTCCCAGGCCATGAAACCGAACGCGTCGTGATAGCGACGGGCATTGGCAGAGATGTCACGGACAGCCCGCGGGCCATGGTGCTGATCGCGCAGCGTGGTGTTGTTGCCGGACGAGTGCGGCACACCGACCAGCGCTATGTCGATGCCTTCCGGACTCTCGACATGGGGAGCCCGGAACAACGTCGGGATACCCCACCACTCCAGCATCTCCACCATCATCATGTCGGCCTCATCGTTGTGACTCACCGTCAGAACCCCTTTCATGGATGTGCGCTCAGCGCACGAATGGTCGATATTCGCCCTAAGGGTCCTTGGTTACGCAGCGTTCGTCAAGACCGGAAGATGCGAAACCCCTTGGATGTCCTGCATTCACGCTAGGCGCGGCCGCGACGCCTCGGCGCAAGTCGTCGGCCAGGGGCCGGTTAAAGGTGCGTAGATTCCCCGACTGTGTCGCTTGACACACGGCCGTACCCGCACACACACTTGGGCACACCAACCCGCACTTTTGTGCGCAGAGCGCACATCGAAGGGATTCGCAGGCTATGACCGGCAGTTCAGTGATCGACGACTCCCCGATACTCGGGTTTCACCGGAAGCTGCGATGGCAGTGTTCGGGTGGCACCTTCCTCGATGGGTACCTACTCAGCTCGATGGCTGTCGCCATCCCCGGTGTCATCGGCGAATTCTCCTTGTCCTCGGTGCTGTTGAGCGTCATGGCCGCCGCCGCCCTGGTGGGCATCTTCGGCGGCAGCCTGATCTTCGGCTGGCTCAGCGACCGGGTGGGCCGGCACACGTTGTTCACCGTCGACCTGGTGGCCTTCGCCGTAGCCGCGTTTCTGACCTTCTTCGTCACCGAGGCCTGGCAATTGATCGCACTGCGATTGATCGTCGGCCTGGCTGTCGGCGCCGACTACCCCTTGGCGATGACGATGGTGACTGAATGGATGCCCACCAAACATCGCGCCGGCGGCATCGGTCTACTGGTCATGTCATGGTTCGGTGGCGCCGTCACCGCCTACGTCGTCGGCTACTTCATCGTCGCCGGGGCCGGTGACGGAGCCTGGCGATGGGTCCTGGGCAGTGCTGTTGTCCCCGCGGTGATCACCTTGATCCTGCGCGTTGGAATGCCTGAGTCGCCGCGTTGGCTGCTCTCGAAAGGCCGCCACGATGAAGCGTTGCAGATCATCCGCGACGTGTACGGACCCGACGCCACTCTGGCCGGCCTGACCACTGCTGATTCCGGTGCGCCGGAGCAAGGCCGACTCCGCGAGCTGTTCTCCAGGCGCTACCTCCGCCGAACAGCCTTCGCCAGTGGCCCCTACACCGCACAGACCACCGCCTTCTTCGTGATCCTGACCTTCGAGCCGACGATCCTGCTGTCCTTCGGACTCGATCACGGCAACGCAAGCTATTTGGGGTCCGCCCTCACCAGTTTGCTGTTCCTGCTGGGCTGCCTACCAGTGCTGCGCTGGGCGGAGACGATCGGACGTCGACGCCTGTACATCTGCTCATTCGCCCTTATGACGCTGCCCCTGCTGGTCCTGGGTCTGGTTCCGCTCGAGGCCGCAGCGCTGGTGGTGGCGTGCTTCTGCTTCTACGCATTCGTCTCCGGGCCCACGAACGTCCTGTCATGGTCCTACCCGAACGAATTGTTCCCCACCCACATTCGCGCCACCGCCGTGGGATTCGCCACGGCCATGACCCGCGTCGGCGCCACCGCCGGCACGTTCCTGCTGCCGATCCTGCTGGAGTCCATCGGCACCCGCCCCACCATGCTGGTTGGCGCCGCAGTGGTCGGCTCCGGACTGTTGATGTGCATATTGTGGGCACCCGAAACCAGCGGACGCTCACTCGACGACGTCTCGAATGAGCGCAGCGATGCACTCGAGGACACAGGAGCCCCCCATAATGAGTGATCTCGCCGACACGTGGCCCCACCTCAGCGAACAGCTGCGATCCGGTCGCCCGGCGATCCTGGCAATCGGATCGTTCGAGGCGCACGGCCCTCATCTTCCCGCGGACACCGACACCGTGATCGCTACGGCCATGGCACACGAACTGGCCCGCCGCGCCTCGGGTATCGCCCTGCCAGTGCTCCCCTACGGCGCCACCTCGCGACCCCGCTCTGGTGGTGGCGACGTGTTCCCCCTGCCAGCGTTGCGGATTCCAACGCTTTTCAGTGCGGTCAGCGAGATCATCGCGGGCATCGTCGCGGCGGGTGCCCGACACTTGGTGGTCATCACCGGCCACTACGAGAACGCATCCGTGATGTGGGATGCCGTTTACGAGGCGACTCATAAAATGCCCTGTCGCGCAGTGGTTTTCGACGCCCCGTGGGAACTGATCGACGCTCATGTCCTGTCCACGACGTTCCCCGACGGGGTCAATTGGGCCGCTGACCACGGCGGCCTCCTCGAGACCGCCATCATGCGCCACCTGGCACCCGACCGGGTCGGCGAGGCACCCGCACCGTGGGATCTCACTCCTCGCAATTACGACGTCCTACCCACCCCCGATGATGCGGTGCCCGCCAACGGAATCGTCAACGATGCCCGGAACGTCACCGCAGACGACGGAGCCGTGCTCTTCAACGCGATGCTCGACGGCCTCGAGACCGCCCTGCGTCGCGAACAGTTCCTCCCCTGAACCCGCCGAACCACTCCGTCTGGAGAGCCACGATGTCCGAATCACATTCATTGTCTGCGCAGAAACCGCTCGTTGAATCCTACGGCGTGGAGCCGATCCCACCCGAGGCTCGTACCTCGACGCCGTGGGACTTCCTGCGCATCGCCACGGGCTCGGTGCTCACGACCGCCACCGTGCTGCTCGGAACACTGCCCATCGCCTTGGGGCTGAGCTTCGCCGCAGCCACCACCGCCATCGTGGTGGGCGTGGTGATCGGAGCTGTTCTGCTGGCCCCGCTGGCCTCGATAGGCCAGCGGTCCCACACCAACAACGCCGTGTCCTCCGGTGCACACTTCGGTGTCACCGGCCGAGTGGTGGGCTCCATCCTGTCGTTGATGGTCGCCATCACGTTCTTCACGCTGTCAGTGTGGGTGTGTGGCGACGCGGTCGTGGCCGCGATCGGGCTGGCGAATCCGGACCTGGCCAACAACGTCACCGCGGCCATCGCCTACGGCCTGACAGCGCTGGCGACCTTCGCCATCTGCGTGGTCGGTTACCGCTGGCTGTTGGCCGCCAACAAATTCCTGGCCCCGGCCATGCTGATCCTGATGGCGCTCGGTTTCGTAGCACTGGGCGGACAAATGGACTTCGGATACAGCGGAACCGGCGAATACCTACTCGGCGGGTTCTGGACCACCTGGTTCGCCGCGCTCCTCATCGTCATGGCCAACCCCATCTCCTATGGGCCCTTCCTCGGCGACTGGTCACGCTATGTGCCACAACGCTTCCCGGCCCGACACCTTCGGCTCGC from Mycolicibacterium sp. YH-1 harbors:
- a CDS encoding MFS transporter, which codes for MTGSSVIDDSPILGFHRKLRWQCSGGTFLDGYLLSSMAVAIPGVIGEFSLSSVLLSVMAAAALVGIFGGSLIFGWLSDRVGRHTLFTVDLVAFAVAAFLTFFVTEAWQLIALRLIVGLAVGADYPLAMTMVTEWMPTKHRAGGIGLLVMSWFGGAVTAYVVGYFIVAGAGDGAWRWVLGSAVVPAVITLILRVGMPESPRWLLSKGRHDEALQIIRDVYGPDATLAGLTTADSGAPEQGRLRELFSRRYLRRTAFASGPYTAQTTAFFVILTFEPTILLSFGLDHGNASYLGSALTSLLFLLGCLPVLRWAETIGRRRLYICSFALMTLPLLVLGLVPLEAAALVVACFCFYAFVSGPTNVLSWSYPNELFPTHIRATAVGFATAMTRVGATAGTFLLPILLESIGTRPTMLVGAAVVGSGLLMCILWAPETSGRSLDDVSNERSDALEDTGAPHNE
- a CDS encoding creatininase family protein, which translates into the protein MSDLADTWPHLSEQLRSGRPAILAIGSFEAHGPHLPADTDTVIATAMAHELARRASGIALPVLPYGATSRPRSGGGDVFPLPALRIPTLFSAVSEIIAGIVAAGARHLVVITGHYENASVMWDAVYEATHKMPCRAVVFDAPWELIDAHVLSTTFPDGVNWAADHGGLLETAIMRHLAPDRVGEAPAPWDLTPRNYDVLPTPDDAVPANGIVNDARNVTADDGAVLFNAMLDGLETALRREQFLP
- a CDS encoding arginase family protein yields the protein MSHNDEADMMMVEMLEWWGIPTLFRAPHVESPEGIDIALVGVPHSSGNNTTLRDQHHGPRAVRDISANARRYHDAFGFMAWDAVNVADLGDVPLPEYADNEKSIERISAYYDRVFRAGARTVSIGGDHGITGGIVQGIAGDENSPLGEKVALLHFDAHTDAYDSLDHWLGAKKSAANWAAYLVQQGNVDASKSVQIGMRGNPRSPGWLDRSYELGYDVVTMRRYQQEGAAAIIDVIQKRIGDTPLYITFDLDCLDATVAPGVSNIEAGTVGFNVDQVTEILRAMRGKNVIGGDVVCLMPTRDLPSKVTAMVAAAVMHEIVALIADRKINS